One genomic segment of Pseudomonas sp. p1(2021b) includes these proteins:
- the rpoC gene encoding DNA-directed RNA polymerase subunit beta': MKDLLNLLKNQGQVEEFDAIRIGLASPEMIRSWSFGEVKKPETINYRTFKPERDGLFCAKIFGPVKDYECLCGKYKRLKHRGVICEKCGVEVALAKVRRERMAHIELASPVAHIWFLKSLPSRIGLLMDMTLRDIERVLYFESYVVIDPGMTTLEKGQLLNDEQYFEALEEFGDDFDARMGAEAVRELLHAIDLEHEIGRLREEIPQTNSETKIKKLSKRLKLMEAFQGSGNLPEWMVLTVLPVLPPDLRPLVPLDGGRFATSDLNDLYRRVINRNNRLKRLLDLSAPDIIVRNEKRMLQEAVDALLDNGRRGRAITGSNKRPLKSLADMIKGKQGRFRQNLLGKRVDYSGRSVITVGPTLRLHQCGLPKKMALELFKPFIFGKLEMRGLATTIKAAKKMVERELPEVWDVLAEVIREHPVLLNRAPTLHRLGIQAFEPVLIEGKAIQLHPLVCAAYNADFDGDQMAVHVPLTLEAQLEARALMMSTNNILSPANGEPIIVPSQDVVLGLYYMTREAINAKGEGRVFADLQEVDRVFRAGEAALHAKIKVRINETVKERDGSITKNTRIVDTTVGRALLFQVVPAGLPFDVVNQSMKKKAISKLINQCYRVVGLKETVIFADQLMYTGFAYSTISGVSIGVNDFVIPDEKARIIGTATDEVKEIESQYASGLVTQGEKYNKVIDLWSKANDEVSKAMMANLSKEKVIDREGNEVEQESFNSMYMMADSGARGSAAQIRQLAGMRGLMAKPDGSIIETPITANFREGLSVLQYFISTHGARKGLADTALKTANSGYLTRRLVDVAQDLVVTEIDCGTDQGLVMTPHIEGGDVVEPLGERVLGRVIARDVFKPGTEDVIVPAGTLVDEKWVEFIELNSIDEVVVRSPISCETRYGICAKCYGRDLARGHQVNIGEAVGVIAAQSIGEPGTQLTMRTFHIGGAASRTSAADSVQVKNGGMVRLHNLKQVERADGNLVAVSRSGELAIADEFGRERERYKLPYGAVISVKEGEKVEAGAIVAKWDPHTHPIVTELKGTVTFVGMEEGITIKRQTDELTGLTNIEVMDVKDRPAAGKEIRPAIKMVDAAGKDLYLPGTDVPAQYFLPANALVGVADGAQIGVGDVIARIPQETSKTRDITGGLPRVADLFEARRPKEASILAEVSGTIAFGKETKGKRRLVITPTDGSDPYEELIPKWRHLNVFEGEQVNRGEVISDGPSDPHDILRLLGVSALAKYIVNEIQDVYRLQGVKINDKHIETILRQMLRKVEITESGDSSFIKGDQMELTQVLVENERLAAEDKFVSKFSRVLLGITKASLSTESFISAASFQETTRVLTEAAVTGKRDYLRGLKENVVVGRLIPAGTGLAYHSERKRRRDADKPLRVSASEVEAALTEALNSSGN, translated from the coding sequence TTGAAAGACCTACTGAATTTGCTGAAAAACCAGGGTCAAGTCGAAGAGTTCGACGCTATCCGCATCGGTCTGGCGTCGCCTGAGATGATCCGTTCGTGGTCGTTCGGTGAAGTTAAGAAGCCGGAAACCATCAACTACCGTACGTTCAAACCTGAGCGTGACGGCCTGTTCTGCGCCAAGATCTTTGGCCCAGTCAAGGATTACGAGTGCCTGTGCGGTAAGTACAAGCGCCTCAAGCACCGCGGTGTGATCTGCGAGAAGTGCGGCGTTGAAGTCGCCCTGGCCAAGGTTCGTCGTGAGCGCATGGCGCACATCGAACTGGCCTCGCCGGTTGCCCACATCTGGTTCCTGAAGTCGCTGCCGTCCCGTATCGGCCTGCTGATGGACATGACCCTGCGTGACATCGAGCGCGTGCTCTACTTCGAGAGCTATGTCGTTATCGATCCGGGCATGACTACCCTGGAAAAGGGCCAGCTGCTGAACGACGAGCAGTATTTCGAAGCGCTGGAAGAGTTCGGTGACGACTTCGACGCCCGCATGGGTGCCGAGGCTGTCCGCGAGCTGCTGCACGCTATCGACCTGGAGCACGAAATTGGCCGCCTGCGCGAAGAGATTCCGCAGACCAACTCGGAAACCAAGATCAAGAAGCTGTCCAAGCGCCTGAAGCTGATGGAAGCTTTCCAGGGCTCGGGCAACCTGCCTGAGTGGATGGTCCTGACCGTTCTGCCGGTTCTGCCGCCAGACCTGCGTCCGCTGGTTCCGCTGGATGGTGGTCGCTTCGCGACTTCCGATCTGAACGACCTGTACCGCCGGGTGATCAACCGTAACAACCGTCTGAAGCGCCTGCTGGACCTGTCGGCACCGGACATCATCGTGCGCAACGAAAAGCGCATGCTGCAGGAAGCGGTCGACGCCCTGCTGGACAACGGCCGTCGCGGTCGCGCCATCACCGGCTCGAACAAGCGTCCGCTGAAGTCCTTGGCCGACATGATCAAAGGTAAGCAGGGTCGCTTCCGTCAGAACCTGCTCGGTAAGCGCGTGGACTACTCCGGTCGTTCGGTAATTACCGTAGGCCCGACCCTGCGCCTGCACCAGTGCGGTCTGCCGAAGAAGATGGCCCTGGAGCTGTTCAAGCCGTTCATTTTCGGCAAGCTGGAAATGCGTGGTCTGGCGACCACCATCAAGGCTGCCAAGAAGATGGTCGAGCGCGAGCTGCCGGAGGTCTGGGACGTCCTGGCCGAGGTGATCCGCGAACACCCCGTACTGCTCAACCGTGCGCCGACCCTCCACCGTCTGGGTATCCAGGCGTTCGAGCCGGTGCTGATCGAAGGCAAGGCAATCCAGCTGCACCCATTGGTGTGTGCTGCGTACAACGCCGACTTCGACGGTGACCAGATGGCTGTTCACGTGCCGCTGACGCTGGAAGCCCAGCTCGAGGCGCGCGCGCTGATGATGTCGACCAACAACATCCTGTCGCCTGCCAACGGCGAGCCGATCATCGTTCCTTCGCAGGACGTGGTTCTGGGTCTGTACTACATGACCCGTGAAGCCATCAACGCCAAGGGCGAAGGTCGTGTGTTCGCTGACCTGCAGGAAGTCGACCGCGTATTCCGCGCCGGCGAGGCCGCGCTGCACGCGAAGATCAAGGTCCGTATCAACGAGACCGTGAAGGAGCGTGACGGCAGCATCACCAAGAACACCCGTATCGTCGACACCACCGTCGGCCGTGCGCTGCTGTTCCAGGTCGTGCCAGCTGGCCTGCCGTTCGACGTCGTCAACCAGTCGATGAAGAAAAAGGCGATCTCCAAGCTGATCAACCAGTGCTATCGTGTGGTAGGTCTGAAGGAAACCGTCATCTTCGCCGACCAGCTGATGTACACCGGCTTTGCTTATTCGACCATTTCCGGTGTATCGATCGGTGTTAACGACTTCGTTATCCCGGACGAGAAGGCCCGCATCATCGGTACCGCTACCGACGAAGTGAAGGAAATCGAGAGCCAGTACGCCTCCGGCCTGGTAACCCAGGGCGAGAAGTACAACAAGGTCATCGACTTGTGGTCCAAGGCGAACGACGAAGTGTCCAAGGCGATGATGGCCAACCTCTCGAAAGAGAAGGTCATCGACCGCGAAGGCAATGAAGTCGAGCAGGAATCCTTCAACTCGATGTACATGATGGCTGACTCCGGTGCGCGGGGTTCCGCGGCCCAGATCCGTCAGCTGGCCGGTATGCGTGGCCTGATGGCCAAGCCGGACGGCTCCATCATCGAGACGCCGATCACTGCAAACTTCCGTGAAGGTCTGAGCGTTCTGCAGTACTTCATCTCGACCCACGGTGCTCGTAAAGGTCTGGCGGATACCGCACTGAAGACCGCGAACTCCGGTTACCTGACCCGTCGTCTGGTCGACGTGGCCCAGGATCTGGTGGTGACCGAGATCGACTGCGGCACCGATCAGGGCCTGGTCATGACCCCGCACATCGAAGGCGGCGACGTTGTCGAGCCGCTGGGTGAGCGCGTACTGGGTCGTGTCATCGCCCGTGACGTGTTCAAGCCGGGCACCGAAGACGTCATCGTTCCGGCCGGTACCCTGGTCGACGAGAAGTGGGTCGAGTTCATCGAGCTGAACAGCATCGACGAAGTGGTCGTACGTTCGCCGATCAGCTGCGAAACCCGCTACGGCATCTGCGCCAAGTGCTACGGTCGTGACCTGGCTCGCGGTCACCAGGTGAACATCGGTGAGGCTGTCGGCGTTATCGCAGCCCAGTCGATCGGTGAGCCGGGTACCCAGCTGACCATGCGTACCTTCCACATCGGTGGTGCTGCAAGCCGTACCTCGGCTGCCGACAGCGTCCAGGTGAAGAACGGCGGTATGGTGCGTCTGCACAACCTCAAGCAGGTCGAACGCGCCGATGGCAACCTGGTTGCCGTATCGCGTTCCGGCGAGCTGGCCATTGCCGACGAGTTCGGCCGTGAGCGTGAGCGCTACAAGCTGCCGTACGGTGCGGTCATTTCGGTCAAGGAAGGTGAGAAGGTCGAAGCTGGCGCCATCGTCGCCAAGTGGGACCCGCACACCCATCCGATCGTTACCGAACTGAAAGGTACCGTGACCTTCGTGGGCATGGAAGAAGGCATCACCATCAAGCGTCAGACCGACGAGTTGACCGGCCTGACCAACATCGAAGTGATGGACGTCAAGGATCGCCCTGCTGCAGGCAAGGAAATCCGTCCGGCGATCAAGATGGTCGACGCCGCAGGCAAGGACCTGTACCTGCCAGGTACCGATGTACCTGCCCAGTACTTCCTGCCGGCCAACGCCCTCGTCGGTGTGGCTGACGGTGCACAGATCGGTGTGGGTGACGTTATCGCGCGTATTCCGCAAGAAACGTCCAAGACCCGTGACATCACCGGTGGTCTGCCGCGCGTTGCCGACTTGTTCGAAGCGCGTCGTCCGAAGGAAGCGTCGATCCTGGCTGAAGTCAGCGGTACCATTGCCTTCGGTAAGGAAACCAAGGGCAAGCGTCGCCTGGTCATTACCCCGACCGACGGCAGCGATCCGTACGAAGAGCTGATTCCGAAGTGGCGCCACCTGAACGTCTTCGAAGGCGAACAGGTAAACCGCGGCGAAGTCATTTCCGACGGCCCGAGCGATCCGCACGACATCCTGCGCCTGCTGGGTGTGAGCGCGCTGGCCAAGTACATCGTCAACGAGATCCAGGACGTTTACCGCCTGCAGGGCGTGAAGATCAACGACAAGCACATCGAGACCATCCTGCGTCAGATGCTGCGTAAGGTTGAGATCACCGAGTCCGGCGACTCCAGCTTCATCAAGGGCGACCAGATGGAACTGACCCAGGTGCTGGTCGAGAACGAGCGTCTCGCCGCCGAGGACAAGTTCGTCTCGAAGTTCTCGCGTGTACTGCTGGGTATCACCAAGGCCTCGCTGTCGACCGAATCGTTCATCTCCGCGGCTTCCTTCCAGGAAACCACCCGCGTGCTGACCGAGGCGGCCGTCACCGGCAAGCGCGATTATCTGCGCGGCCTGAAGGAAAACGTGGTCGTGGGTCGTCTGATCCCGGCCGGTACCGGTCTGGCCTACCACAGCGAGCGTAAGCGTCGCCGTGATGCCGACAAGCCGCTGCGTGTGAGCGCCAGTGAGGTGGAAGCCGCACTGACCGAAGCGCTGAACTCCAGCGGTAACTAA
- the rpsL gene encoding 30S ribosomal protein S12 — protein sequence MATINQLVRQPRKRTVEKSDVPALQNCPQRRGVCTRVYTTTPKKPNSALRKVCRVRLTNGFEVSSYIGGEGHNLQEHSVVLIRGGRVKDLPGVRYHTVRGSLDTSGVKGRNQGRSKYGTKRPK from the coding sequence ATGGCAACTATCAACCAGCTGGTACGTCAGCCGCGTAAGCGTACCGTCGAGAAATCCGACGTACCTGCGCTGCAGAACTGCCCGCAGCGTCGTGGCGTGTGCACCCGCGTGTACACCACCACGCCGAAAAAACCTAACTCGGCACTGCGTAAAGTATGCCGTGTGCGTCTGACCAACGGTTTCGAGGTTTCCTCGTACATCGGCGGTGAAGGCCACAACCTGCAAGAGCACAGCGTCGTCCTGATCCGTGGCGGCCGTGTAAAAGACTTGCCAGGTGTTCGTTACCACACCGTTCGCGGCTCTCTGGATACTTCGGGCGTCAAAGGCCGTAACCAGGGTCGTTCCAAGTACGGTACCAAGCGTCCGAAGTAA